The segment ACAATAATGAGGAAGTATccataaaataaatgtaaataaacattaaCTTACTTCAACAAATTGATGACAGTATAATGTTTGTTTATCTTTGCACATGTTACGAAATGCTGTAATTAGGACAGGAAATTCATTGCATTGAATTAAATCTTTATAATGTAATCTGACCAATGATAAACATACACGGAAGAGTACTTTATCCCCTTCATAGAATAAACAGTCGAATACACGAATTGTTGTCTATAGTGTAGAAAGAATAGTAGAaatgaaaataacttttttGGTATACACTAGAGAAGATTAATTGAGTATTGAATTCAACAGGGAACAATGTTAGATATGAGTTTTATTAAGCATGTCTacatgaccattaagagtagaagatactcgtaagttactagtatttgaccacagatgccttagaaatattgctcgcatctgctgggatcacatggtaagtaatagtgaggttagacacagggtattagggaatgatggtaaatcagttgatgaggtcatgaatcttcatcgaccgagatggttaggccacatgttacgtacgcctgaacaccgattaccacgacctGCAATGTTGAATAgcattggcgatggttggaagagagttaggggcggcaaaccaaaacgtggcatcagtccttgaaatcactaacttctagtctgaagcatgttggtagatgcagactacctggtaaccaatggttggaaactctaggtgacatggctcagaatcgattacaatggcgcagatgtatacactctttgtcttcccttaaaccttgagattaaaactgcttcatatctgtcttttttCCCGTACTATactcttatatacaacctttattttatatattaacaccactaaattaactacttctatgaatccggtgttcatcttgttgtgctaacgaagtacgacaacttggaccgatgcatatatatgcttGGTCTTGCGTTGCAGCTGACTGATAGATTTGAGAAATGAACATGAAACAACTTTAAACATATATAGAATTTAGGTTTAGATCTTCAAACATAGTGATCACTGTAATCATACCTCCAtagttttttttccaaaaagCTGAACAATAACGTGCTTTTGAAAAAGAACTGAAGTTATGCTTTTCACAGTTCTTTCACGGTTCAATAAACACACCTAACAGGTTAAAGAGACGATACTCCTGATGAAATAGTATTTGATATGATGAACATAATCAAGAGATGAGGACAGGTAAATATTTTGTCTAGGTCTTCCAAATTAAGTGTCCCGATCACTTTGAGATTTGATAtatgtctacgcaaaatattcaacattcactggccggatactattagcaacagtcctctgtgagagaggacaaaccagcttccagctgaagaggaaattaggaaaagacattggaagtggataggacatacattaaggaaatcaccaatgtgcattacaaggcaagccctaacttgaaatcctgaagggaagcggaaaagagaaagaccaagAACACAgcacgccgggaaatagaagcagatatgtaaaaggatgaatagcaactgggaagaactgtaaaggattgcccATGACGGGGTTGGatagagagtgctggtgggctgCCTATATTCCTCCGCAAGGAGTGAcaggtatatatatgtatataatcacAAGTAGAATAAATAATCTTGTGAACAACAATAAACCATAAAACAAGTTTAATAACActcaaataacaataaatatgaCTACTTTACCTCAATTGGCAAAACATCAGCAAATAAGCATATAAACCATTTAGTTGCAAGTAATGTACAAGTAATACCTGAATTCATGATTATTTTATGAACTGTAGGAATTTTATCTCTATGTGAAGAAAAGAATATACACataaaataaaactataaaCATTTATGATTAACCAAGTATGAATGAATAGTAAATGTAAAGATTTGCTTAACAATTAGAttatgcaatatatatatatatacattacaagtcagtcacaacgtagaacttcgtacgtacgtacgtacgtacatcagttcgagttgccataccaaattagcacaaagatgcagttgtcgattcagataccatagtagtagaagtagtaagagtataagcagtaatcggaaagattatggtttgaagatgttattcaaggagtataatacaatgaaatatatttgtatagagaataaggatagggacataaagaattcagaagattagaattttgcagaacacaaagagtgcatgcaccttcgccattgtaaacgattttgagccatgtcattcaaggtctctaaccatcgatttttatcatctcgcgagtcccaatcaggtagtctatacctaccaacatggttctgTTCActtgtcagtgtcttcatggatttgtgccacattttggtctggccacccctagcaaACACATTAAAAAGAACATTTTAACCAGTAACATGATCACCAAAACCGGTCAGGATAATAGAATTCACAAATCTTTACAGTCATAATAGTTAAGGTACTTAATAAATATATCAAAACTACCTTGCTCAATATAGAGAGTGGATTGCAGAGGGATAGCCTTAGATAAATTGATACAATGAAAACCAGCTTAATTCATTAGGATGGAAAAATGTTTCTAGTATCTGGTCATTTTTGAATAAGTGATTTGAACTAAATAAGCAATAACACACCAAACTAATACAGATTTATGAATAGGGGGGCTTTAGAAGACAATCTAAAAAAATGAGAAAGCTAGTTGAAACTACCTGACTTTTTATACACTACACTTAGAGAAATTGGATAGGATCTTATTACTTCATGAATGATAAATCAAGGGGCTTGAATGATTGAGTATTTTTGTACTGCAGATTATCTTAAAGTAGATTGAAGAAATCGAAAAAAAAGAGTAATAAATGGAAAGTTAACTTATAAAAAAGTATGATTTAATCTATACCGTTCATTGATACCGCTGGTTATTGACTGATTTAAAACAACTATTAGACGATTTTTTTTGCTTCCAATAGGTTTTTTCATCACTAGTCGTGTGACAAACGAAATTAATCTCTGAAGAATCAAAACCAATATAACATATGctagcccccgaatgccctgttacggccgagagtggagagacttcgctctctctctctccaaacgctctcacatggccacgcgtatacagcctctgccacaaaatgtcctactcactgcctcctcgtgacaccggtgttgtttaccgaaatagagaggacgaaaagctaatgtcgggcgctttaaccgggttggtggacacggcgcgttcatatagggaagttggaaaaccctggttccaaaccaatggtgcacatgggctccagtatcctgaggaaaaaaatggcgtatgaatcaattgttggtcaccggctaccatgggactgcatctccttacgatgctccactgccttatggatcagatctttaggtcgaaggctccgggtgtggtcccctaagaaaaccacctgcttcagtttgggcacctgtgcagtatcacagccctcgcacAAATAAATGGAATGACGCTTTCTACTGACAATACTATTCTCGCtcctttaataattttattgttattatcatatttatgactgaagaACATTCAGTGTCCAGTGGGACTACTAATAGTAATCCAGCACCAAACATTTATGAAACATTGCCTCTCTGAGTTGATGTTGTTTTATAGATTTGTATTTTTAACTAATATAATACAATTATCAGTTTATtaacttttattttgtttcttcttAATACTGCATTTTGATGCCCTAATGCATTGAAACAATAACATagttaattttaattcatatatgttggttgtttggatcttctgATTGATGTTTGAGAccacaattgatcagtctactATTCGCATGTGTATATCCTGCGCCGATTCCCTCAATACTGCCAGTAGGTCACTCCATCGatctctgcttaaaatgcttgtgacctAGTGGCAGTATTGAGACAACCGGCACAAGATATACATATGCTAATAGTAGGCTGATCGattgcggtcctaaacatcaatcagaagatccaaacaaacaacatATGTGAATTAAAATTGATCACATTTCAGTcagtggctatctgaactcagcaactactaagtggataatgcgatgtaGTTTGAGGAGAAAGATACAGAACCAGAGTCCCACAATGAGCATCAACtgtgtgatgcaggtacatacggCTGACAGGTCGCAAATAGGATGAGACGTCAGTCCTGggttccattgctagccactatccatctctgcttagtaATACGGTTAGCTTTATTGTTTCGCCTATTAGATGACAGTAGCTAAAAATGCATTTCTCGAACTAATACTTCTTGTCAGATGTTAACGAACCACTAATTTGTAGTAATCAATAGTCATGTTTACTTTGACTATTTCATTCTACTCAGAATGTACAGAAAGGCGTAAAATTTGGTTTTACAGACAGATTTTTATTGGCATATCTTTTTGTGGCAAGGGTGATAAGCTAGGATGAGACACTACTTCAAACCATGTCTATACAACTATCTACAAGACAATTAACTAAGTAGGGCAAGGTttgcttttctttttctttcattgaaATCAGTTGACCGCTTAATACTTAGATTCTAATAAGAATTTTCTAGACCAATAAATTACCCATTAAGAAAGATATCATATTTCTGATACTTTCACCAAATGCATGTCATAAAAAGAGGGAAAAAATTCAAGAAGAATGGTCAACACAATCCTTATAACTTACTTCAATAATTCGTTGAATACCATACAGTCAACACGTACAGCTAACATATCAGAAGAATAGTATTTTGGCAAAATATGATTAATCAATGCATCCAACAACCAAAATGCTTTTACTTCTCTCTCATTTGGCGGACAATCAAGAACAAGTAGTAGTACAGCTGCTATATAATTCATACCCTATTTCAAAAAAGAATGTATACAAATGAAGGAGGGAGAGAAGAAGTAAAAGCAAATGGAGATAAGTCTTCAAATTAtgtttataatttcatttaatacaGCATCAGTTGTGTTACAGAATACCACAGTCTATTTATGATTGATACATGACTCTATTACTCAGAGATAAATTTAAATATAGAATACATTCTCAGTTTGCAGAAACTTAAAGATGTCACTGGTGACTAGGGAAATTTCAAAGGCACGTTAAACCTTAGATTTACAAGTAAGTGAAAACAAAAATAGGGTAAGGACTCGGTATATATGTGTACGTGCATCAAAAGAGAAGCCGATTATCGTTGCAAAACACCTCAAATACGCATAGACTTCGAGGAAAACGAAAGGAACTATACGAGAAAACAATAATTCCTAGCATTGATTAAAAACTGATTAAAATGTGTCTGCAGTTTAAATCTACTAACAGTTTAGAAAGGGATCCATAAGAAAGTAGTGCCTGTTATAATTAAAAACCTTtccttatatactaccaccactaaattaattacttctatgaatccggtgttcatcttgttgtgctaacgaggtatggcaacttggaccgatgcatatatgtgcctggtcctacgttgtagctgactgactgactgataattaAAAACAATCTAAACATTATACTGGTTTGTTTgtacaatcagtcagtcatgtGGATTGATTATTAATACAGTGGTCttaagtgctgttagaggtatgaaagcacttatcacttcccggtcgcccacaccgtgggaaggttcttctagaggtacctgaaaaggaaattgggttagaagtggtcttaatagCCTGAGAGCGTGAcagcagtgcccaagggacaaatgcttgaggtcggtcacacgcgacctttttgtgggtagtttttgtgttagctcagtacttgttgggaccttaccccCGGAGACGGAAattcgtgggataaggcgaggtgtgcatttttaaggtcgaccttttctaaccccacccctagttgtgggaaggcggcatcgctgtcatgctggttgtctgaaggaaacaccttactgctgtcacacctctgtacattcagcagtacgacttcgccttcggaccttaggtttgctgcttttagtcttaccgctcttcaaccgacctgcctggcatgttAGGACCTacaggaacgattgttccagccagtatagcccgattggttcatcacgataggcaagcccgaccaccacgtcaaggtagcagcaacggtcgggttgtTTGTACAATAGTTTAAGTTGAGATACAAACCTATAAACATCCAACCAATATCAATTTCATGTCGCTTTACTCATTTACAATCGATTTTTTTCACAAAAATACTTGGTGTTGTAGATAGAATCGGATTTGTTTAACTTCTTTTTACAAAGCAATATAACAGCTTATATTTGATTGAAGTACTTCAAAATTTTCATCGGAACGAATGTTACTTATTTCTTGAGTTCAAAACAAGTTGCATTTTCTACTAGAATTCATCATAAGAAAACAAGCCATATAGTATTTATTTTGCTGCGAGAACTCCCATTTTCCTAAACATAGAATATAGATGCCCAATATTGAAAACAGTAACCATATTTTATCTCCAATTTTGGCATCTTGGTTTATCTAATCTATTAAAGATTGAGTTAGGTAACAGACAAAGTTGAGTCAATTTATACAGTTGTAAGTTCTCTTGTTATTTAGCGTTCCCCCAAATACTCAACCACTCAATAAGTCACCATGAAAGGTCAAACAAGACAATCTTAACCACTGGGAATTGTATGTGCATAATCAGTCACTTATAAACAAAGTAAAAACTAGCAGAAATAGTCATCAACAAGATTCCTCCCAACAAATGAGTACAGTGAGATGAACTTAACAAGATCCAAGGCAAAGAAACACAATTGTAGAATTTATTTCGCTGTCATAATACACCAATAAACTGCCTTGCTTGgtttaaaattttcatatatGAGTACAAATATTGCAGTTCATTAGATTAAACCCTGATGGTGTAATTGAAAATGATTTTGTCCCCTTATGTGTTGTTCCGAAAATAAGTATCTGATTATCAAGTAGAATAAACGAAGTTTCAAAGAAAATAAAGCAGAGGAGTAAAAGGCATGCGATATTATTTCAACTCACATTTAATGGAGGATTAAGTAGAAGTGCCATCTAAAGTCTCCAATTACTGAATGAGATTATTACGCGAAGCCTAATCAGGAACTTTACCCCTACACATCTCCGATTAACAGTGAATGACCGGTGTCATGTCTTGTCAATGGAAACCATAGGATGTATGCAGACCTTTCCTATTTTAGTCGGCGCTCTGTCGTGGTAGGCGGTTACTAGACATGTGTAATAAATGCCTTAACTACCCTCGTCGACGAAGATTCACAGACTCATCAACAAGTTCGCCATCTCTACCTTACTACTCTACGACTAACGTCAACATTTCTCACTCCGTTGTTCTACGATACAAGGGGTTATTATGCTAAAgtttatgatcaaatactagtaatttGCTCATGCACCAAACCTTCAAATACCAGAATGACACATGGATGAGTGTTACATGCAAAAGTTCAATAAACCATGATTGATTGTAACAAATTAAAAACTACATGAACATGAAATAAATTTTCGAAAAATACAAAATGACTTGGTAATAAAGTATAGAAAAATTTGTAACGAGATTTTATCTTTGTGCTTTTATTCTGCATTAGTTTTGCTTCATCGAATtcaata is part of the Schistosoma mansoni, WGS project CABG00000000 data, chromosome 2 unplaced supercontig 0193, strain Puerto Rico, whole genome shotgun sequence genome and harbors:
- a CDS encoding gh regulated tbc protein-1, putative, whose amino-acid sequence is MSSVEEQKFPDRGFESPEYVEGDEYSDFVQTYESVLQRRVSRWEKYFSTLPPKKSARFKRFCRKGIPDHIRPTVWMHLSGAYERMEANPDAYQIAVSKVPPTNIWNVILAAAVLLLVLDCPPNEREVKAFWLLDALINHILPKYYSSDMLAVRVDCMVFNELLKDKIPTVHKIIMNSGITCTLLATKWFICLFADVLPIETTIRVFDCLFYEGDKVLFRVCLSLVRLHYKDLIQCNEFPVLITAFRNMCKDKQTLYCHQFVESMFRSHGSLPKSKIAKLRNKFTQQLENDGDPE